From the genome of Aspergillus chevalieri M1 DNA, chromosome 8, nearly complete sequence, one region includes:
- a CDS encoding uncharacterized protein (COG:P;~EggNog:ENOG410PM93;~InterPro:IPR018028,IPR011614,IPR024708,IPR024712, IPR037060,IPR020835;~SECRETED:SignalP(1-18);~go_function: GO:0004096 - catalase activity [Evidence IEA];~go_function: GO:0020037 - heme binding [Evidence IEA];~go_process: GO:0006979 - response to oxidative stress [Evidence IEA];~go_process: GO:0055114 - oxidation-reduction process [Evidence IEA]), with protein MRALSLAIVNGAIGLANAACPYMTGELNARDTSSNDAAAATEEFLSQFYLNDNNTYMTTDVGGPIEDQNSLSVGERGPTLLEDFIFRQKIQRFDHERVPERAVHARGAGTHGTFTSYADWGNITAASFLGAEGKQTPMFVRFSTVAGSRGSTDLARDVHGFATRFYTDEGNFGASLFHFLLYQC; from the exons ATGCGCGCCCTTAGTCTCGCCATTGTTAACGGCGCTATTGGCCTAGCCAATGCTGCCTGTCCTTACATGACCGGCGAGCTCAACGCCCGCGATACCTCCAGCAATGATGCCGCTGCTGCCACTGAGGAGTTCTTGTCGCAGTTCTACCTCAACGACAACAACACCTATATGACGACTGATGTCGGCGGACCTATTGAAGATCAGAACAGTCTGAGTGTTGGCGAGCGCGGTCCGACCCTGCTGGAGGACTTTATCTTCCGTCAGAAGATCCAGCGGTTTGATCATGAGCGG GTCCCTGAACGTGCTGTCCATGCTCGTGGTGCTGGTACCCATGGTACCTTCACCTCGTACGCCGACTGGGGCAACATCACCGCCGCCTCGTTCCTGGGCGCCGAGGGCAAGCAAACCCCCATGTTCGTGCGTTTCTCGACTGTCGCTGGTAGCCGGGGTAGTACAGATCTTGCCCGTGATGTCCATGGTTTTGCGACTCGTTTCTACACTGACGAGGGCAACTTCGGTGCATCCCTCTTCCATTTCCTTCTATATCAATGCTGA
- a CDS encoding uncharacterized protein (COG:Q;~EggNog:ENOG410PHH6;~InterPro:IPR001128,IPR036396;~go_function: GO:0005506 - iron ion binding [Evidence IEA];~go_function: GO:0016705 - oxidoreductase activity, acting on paired donors, with incorporation or reduction of molecular oxygen [Evidence IEA];~go_function: GO:0020037 - heme binding [Evidence IEA];~go_process: GO:0055114 - oxidation-reduction process [Evidence IEA]), which translates to MARISNLFVTWLSARNLPLYEETQRLHEKYGDYVRLGSPSELSIVEPRAVRELYSSQAPVSKGPFYTMFEPPIALFTVRDKEVNSRRQKAWDPAFNSKSLSEYEPRVLTYTMQLMSAIEERIGQHMNVQEWFNYYSFDVMGDIRSAL; encoded by the exons ATGGCTCGTATCTCAAACCTGTTCGTGACGTGGCTGTCCGCCAGGAATCTGCCTCTGTATGAGGAAACTCAGCGGCTTCATGAGAAATACGGTGATTATGTGCGATTGGGAA GCCCTTCGGAACTATCAATTGTCGAGCCCCGGGCTGTTCGGGAGCTCTATAGCTCGCAGGCCCCGGTTTCAAAGGGGCCATTTTACACCATGTTCGAGCCGCCCATTGCGCTCTTCACTGTGAGGGATAAAGAGGTTAATTCCCGTCGACAGAAAGCTTGGGATCCGGCGTTTAATTCAAAAT CCCTCTCTGAATACGAACCACGAGTCTTAACATACACCATGCAATTAATGAGCGCCATAGAAGAGCGAATCGGACAGCACATGAACGTTCAGGAGTGGTTCAACTATTACTCCTTCGACGTGATGGGTGATATTAggtctgcattgtag